The Anaerotignum propionicum DSM 1682 sequence AGGAGAACAATATGCTGAATATCGAGGAATTGAAATTTGATGAAAAAGGACTGATTCCTGCGCTTGTAGTGGATGCAAAAACCAAAAAGGTATTGACTTTGGCATATATGAACAGAGAAAGCCTTCAAATCAGTTTGGAAGAGGGTAGAACCTGTTTTTGGTCCAGATCAAGACAGGAGCTGTGGCGTAAGGGTGAAACATCGGGGAATATTCAAAAAATTGTTTCCATTACTGCTGATTGTGACAAAGATGCCTTGATGGTTGTGGTTGATAAAAATGGTCCTGCTTGTCACTTAGGTGAGGATTCTTGCTTCCATAACCAAGTTTTTATTCAGGAAAACTATCAGAGTTTTTCTATGGATAGCTTGATGGAGTTGATTGAGGGAAGAAAGGCAGAAAAAAAAGAAGGTTCCTATACAACGTATCTATTTGAAAAGGGGATAGATAAAATACTGAAAAAAATCGGAGAAGAGGCAACAGAGGTTATCATTGCGGCAAAAGATAAAGACAATCAGGAAACCGTTTATGAAATTGCGGATTTGGCGTATCATGTGATGGTGCTTATGGTGGAAGCGGGAATTTCCTTGGAGAATGTTCGGGATGAGCTGGCTTCTCGCCATGTGATAGACCATAAAGTGAAGCAGGAGAAGATGACAAAATGATTCCAAAAATGAATTTTCATACCCATACAACCTTTTGTGATGGAAAAAATACGCCTGAGGAAATGGTTCTTGCGGCCATTGAGAAAGGATTTAAAGCGTTGGGATTCAGCGGACATAGCTATACCTATTTTGACGAGGCATATTGCATGAGCAAAGAAGGCATCAAAGAATATCAAAGAGAAATTCAGCGTCTAAAGGAAGCCTATGCCCCCAAAATTGCTGTTTACTGCGGTGTAGAACAGGATTTTTATTCTTTAGAACCTATTTCTGATTTTGAATATGCAATAGGTTCTGTTCATTATATCAAAAAAGGGGAACAGTATTTGCCTGTTGATGAAAGGGCCGATATCATGGAAAAGGATATTCAGGAGTTATTTAGCGGTGATTCCTATGAATATGCAAAGGTTTATTTTGAAACGGTAGCTGAGGTTTTGAAACAGACAGGAGCAGATATTATTGGGCACTTTGATTTGCTGAGTAAATTTAATGAGAAACAAACTTTTTTTGATACAGAGAATAAGCGATATCGTGAATATGGAGTTGGTGCCATTGAGGCTTTGATTCCATATGGGAAGCCCTTTGAAATCAATACAGGTGCAATTTATCGTGGATTGCGGAGTCAAGCTTATCCCTCCATCAATTTTTTGAAAGAGATTAAAAAACGAGGTGGGAAAATTATTTTCTCCAGTGACAGTCATGATTGCAATTCTTTAGGCTTTTGTTTTAAAGATATGATAAAGTTAGCCATGGAGATTGGATTTCAATCTACGCTGATTTGGACAAGGAAAGGTTTTGAGGAAGTGGGTTTAAAAGATTCAGTACTAAAGGATAATCTTTGATTGAAAAAACAAAAGTTAATATATTTATATAATTCATTTTTCCTCACAATTTTGCGATATTGTGAGGATTTTTTTCTAAGGTGGTTGTTTGATAACAGTTGTTTATCCTAAAAAAAATTATTTTATGAGAATTAATTTTCATATACATTTATTCTCTCGAGTATAATAAGATATTTTTTCTTAATAAACAAATGAAAAAATAATTTATAAAAGACTTGACAATACAAATTTAATTGCGTACAATAAAATTGTAAAAAATATAAAACGAGAAGTATTTAATTAATATAATTGGAGGTAATAAGATGAGTATTTACGATTTTAAGGTTCAAGCAAGAGATGGCAGTGAGGTTTCACTTAGTGATTATAAAGGCAGGGTGCTTTTGGTAGTAAATACCGCGACAGGATGTGGTTTTACTCCTCAGTATAGTGATTTACAAAAAATTTATGAGGCTTATCAAAAAGACGGACTGGAAATCTTAGATTTTCCTTGCAATCAATTTGCAGATCAGGCCCCCGGTTCTGATGAAGAAATTCATACTTTTTGTACAGGTCGTTTTGGAATTACCTTTCCACAGTTCTCAAAGGTTGATGTAAATGGGGATCAGGCAATTCCCTTGTATCAGTGGCTAACCCAAAATACTGAGTTTGGAGGGTTTGATAAGCTCCATCCCCTGGGAATATTATTATCAGGTATGCTGAAAAAGCAGGATTCCGAATATAAAAAGAGCAGCTCCATCAAATGGAATTTTACTAAATTCTTGATTAATCGTAATGGAGAGATTGTAGAACGTTTTGAGCCAACAGCTTCTATGAAAAAAGTGGAAGAAAGAATCAAAGAAATTTTATGATTAATTAGAATTTTTTGATAGAACCACTGCTTAATGAGGGGTTGCTTGTAAAGATTGATTATGATAAACTAAATTGTTTAAAATGCAATTTAGGAGGTTCTAATTATGAATGAAGAGTATGATTTGTTAAAGTTAGAAAATCAGCTTTGCTTTCCACTATACGCTTGCTCTAAG is a genomic window containing:
- the hisIE gene encoding bifunctional phosphoribosyl-AMP cyclohydrolase/phosphoribosyl-ATP diphosphatase HisIE, whose amino-acid sequence is MLNIEELKFDEKGLIPALVVDAKTKKVLTLAYMNRESLQISLEEGRTCFWSRSRQELWRKGETSGNIQKIVSITADCDKDALMVVVDKNGPACHLGEDSCFHNQVFIQENYQSFSMDSLMELIEGRKAEKKEGSYTTYLFEKGIDKILKKIGEEATEVIIAAKDKDNQETVYEIADLAYHVMVLMVEAGISLENVRDELASRHVIDHKVKQEKMTK
- a CDS encoding histidinol-phosphatase, with translation MIPKMNFHTHTTFCDGKNTPEEMVLAAIEKGFKALGFSGHSYTYFDEAYCMSKEGIKEYQREIQRLKEAYAPKIAVYCGVEQDFYSLEPISDFEYAIGSVHYIKKGEQYLPVDERADIMEKDIQELFSGDSYEYAKVYFETVAEVLKQTGADIIGHFDLLSKFNEKQTFFDTENKRYREYGVGAIEALIPYGKPFEINTGAIYRGLRSQAYPSINFLKEIKKRGGKIIFSSDSHDCNSLGFCFKDMIKLAMEIGFQSTLIWTRKGFEEVGLKDSVLKDNL
- a CDS encoding glutathione peroxidase — translated: MSIYDFKVQARDGSEVSLSDYKGRVLLVVNTATGCGFTPQYSDLQKIYEAYQKDGLEILDFPCNQFADQAPGSDEEIHTFCTGRFGITFPQFSKVDVNGDQAIPLYQWLTQNTEFGGFDKLHPLGILLSGMLKKQDSEYKKSSSIKWNFTKFLINRNGEIVERFEPTASMKKVEERIKEIL